The genomic DNA TACTTTTTTAATGTCTGTTTTTCTCACTTTGTGTAAAATAATATAGTATGCTTATAAGATGGTGTTATTACATAAATTCAAGCAATTGATGTTTGATAGATACAAGAAGGAAATTGGAGTTGATAAAAATGAGTCATGAGGAACTTAATGACCAATTACAAGTCAGAAGAGAAAAGCTAGCTTCTCTTCAAGAAAAAGGTCTCGATCCATTCGGAAAGAGATTTGAACGTTCTGGCTTCTCCCAAGAGTTTATTAGTCAGTACGGAGAAATGGAAAAAGAAGAGCTGGCAAATAAAAATATTGCTGTAACTATTGCTGGTCGTATCATGACAAAGCGTGGAAAAGGTAAAGCTGGCTTTGCGCATATCCAAGATCTAAAGGGGCAGCTGCAAATATATGTTCGTCAAGATGCAGTAGGTGAAGAGCAATATGAAATCTTTAATATTGCTGATTTAGGGGATATTGTTGGTGTAACGGGTACATTGTTTAAGACACAAGTTGGAGAGCTGTCTGTAAAAGTAGAAGACTTTCAGCTTTTAACAAAGTCATTACGTCCACTTCCTGATAAATTTCACGGTCTGAAGGACGTTGAACAGCGCTATCGCCAACGTTATGTTGATCTTATTATGAGTCAAGAAAGTAGACACACATTCATTACTCGTAGTTTGATCATTCAATCAATGAGGAGATACCTTGATTCTAAGGGGTACCTAGAAGTAGAGACGCCTATGATGCATGCCATCGCAGGTGGGGCATCTGCTCGTCCGTTCATTACACACCATAATGCATTAGATATGGAATTATATATGCGTATTGCCATCGAACTTCATTTAAAGCGTCTAATTGTCGGTGGTTTAGAAAAAGTTTATGAAATTGGGCGTGTGTTCCGTAACGAAGGTGTGTCTACTCGTCATAATCCTGAATTTACAATGATTGAACTGTATGAGGCTTATGCTGATTATCAAGATATTATGAGTCTTACAGAAAACCTAATTGCTCATATTGCTCAAGAAGTATTAGGGACAACTACTATTCAATACGGTGAATATGAAGTAAACCTTAAGCCAGAGTGGAAGAGGCTTCATATGGTAGATGCAATTAAGGAATATACAGGTGCTGATTTCTGGAAGGAAATGAGTGTAGAAGAAGCAAGAGTTTTAGCGAAGGAACATGGAGTAGAAATTAAGGATACCATGCTGTACGGTCATATTGTTAATGAGTTCTTCGAGCAAAAAGTAGAAGAAAAGTTAATTCAACCGACATTTATCTATGGTCATCCAGTTGAAATTTCCCCTCTTGCAAAGAAAAATGACCAAGATCCGCGTTTCACAGATCGTTTTGAATTATTTATTGTGGCTCGTGAACATGCGAATGCTTTCACTGAACTGAATGATCCGATTGACCAGCGTGAACGTTTTGAAGCACAATTAAAAGAGCGTGAAGAAGGAAATGATGAAGCTCATATGATGGATGATGACTTTATCGAAGCTCTTGAGTATGGGATGCCTCCTACAGGTGGGTTAGGAATCGGAATTGACAGACTTGTTATGCTTCTAACAAGTGCACCTTCTATTAGAGATGTATTGTTATTCCCGGCAATGAGACATCGTTAACTATCTAAATAGCGGACAAGAATATGAATTATTCTTGTTCGCTATTTTTTTGTAAAAAACATGTTGCATTCAATTCGAATAGGTGATATATTATTATCTGTTGCCGCAAAAGAAGTTAAGGTTATGAGAAAATAAATGAAAAAAGTTATTGACTCTAACAATCGCTTCTGGTAATATTAAAAAGTCGCCCAAGAGCGACGGGTTAATAAATTGTTCTTTGAAAACTAAACAAATCATACGTCAACAAAAAATGATTAGTGTTGAAAAATACACTAGCCAACGTTTTAACTTTAAGAGCTAATCTTACTCTTTATTGGAGAGTTTGATCCTGGCTCAGGACGAACGCTGGCGGCGTGCCTAATACATGCAAGTCGAGCGGATCTTTGGGAGCTTGCTCCCAAAGGTTAGCGGCGGACGGGTGAGTAACACGTGGGCAACCTGCCTATGAGACTGGGATAACTCCGGGAAACCGGGGCTAATACCGGATAATTCTTTTCTACACATGTAGAAAAGCTGAAAGATGGTTTCGGCTATCACTCATAGATGGGCCCGCGGCGCATTAGCTAGTTGGTGAGGTAACGGCTCACCAAGGCGACGATGCGTAGCCGACCTGAGAGGGTGATCGGCCACACTGGGACTGAGACACGGCCCAGACTCCTACGGGAGGCAGCAGTAGGGAATCTTCCGCAATGGACGAAAGTCTGACGGAGCAACGCCGCGTGAGTGATGAAGGTTTTCGGATCGTAAAACTCTGTTGTTAGGGAAGAACAAGTACCGGAGTAACTGCCGGTACCTTGACGGTACCTAACCAGAAAGCCACGGCTAACTACGTGCCAGCAGCCGCGGTAATACGTAGGTGGCAAGCG from Robertmurraya sp. FSL R5-0851 includes the following:
- the lysS gene encoding lysine--tRNA ligase; protein product: MIKMSHEELNDQLQVRREKLASLQEKGLDPFGKRFERSGFSQEFISQYGEMEKEELANKNIAVTIAGRIMTKRGKGKAGFAHIQDLKGQLQIYVRQDAVGEEQYEIFNIADLGDIVGVTGTLFKTQVGELSVKVEDFQLLTKSLRPLPDKFHGLKDVEQRYRQRYVDLIMSQESRHTFITRSLIIQSMRRYLDSKGYLEVETPMMHAIAGGASARPFITHHNALDMELYMRIAIELHLKRLIVGGLEKVYEIGRVFRNEGVSTRHNPEFTMIELYEAYADYQDIMSLTENLIAHIAQEVLGTTTIQYGEYEVNLKPEWKRLHMVDAIKEYTGADFWKEMSVEEARVLAKEHGVEIKDTMLYGHIVNEFFEQKVEEKLIQPTFIYGHPVEISPLAKKNDQDPRFTDRFELFIVAREHANAFTELNDPIDQRERFEAQLKEREEGNDEAHMMDDDFIEALEYGMPPTGGLGIGIDRLVMLLTSAPSIRDVLLFPAMRHR